cttatactataaatacacttcttagtatacatttattagtaCACTTCCAAGTTTCGTGAGGATAGGATAATTTGGTAAAAAGTTATAAGGTTGTACCTTGCAAGGTACATTGgtagtcattataataaaaattcatatttacaaatatcttttttgttttatgaagttatagaaatatgtacaacaaaactattatttttttttatgaaatgcagcaaaacaatttttagcgTTAACGACAAAACAAagatgtatattacatttttcgcACATTACATGCGTTTTGCCGTTACAATTCTCCATTTTGCACCTCTGTTTTTCTCCAGAAGTTGGCAAATGTCCTATATTATCGTAACGGGTTTCTTGATACGGCTTTGATTCTtttgccgtttttttttttaaaaggagGTGAAGGCGATGGCGTTGAAGCGCTAGTTGGTCGTCCTCGAGGTCGCTTTATATTGTCGCATCTTCCCAAATTTATAAGATTGTCTGCAAgccttattttaaaatgcagTAAATccatttgcttttttttttcaatacccaACAAATTACAATCTTGTAAATACTCCAACCACGAATTGCAGATCGCCATGTCAATTGAATGAAAAACCATACGTAATGTccattttttcgattttaaaaaaattctgtagTAGGCTATCAATTGATCAATTTTATCCACACCACCCATGCTCTTATTATAAAGTTGTATTACTTCTGGACGTTCAActgtatcatatttttttatttttttatcccaCCGTTCAACATGGTCTACATTTCCAGATGTAATAAAATTTGATGCCATGTGAACGGATTTATTGTCATACCATTTTAATAATGCTATAGTATTTTCGTCATTTCGAATTTCGTGTGTTGCCCCTTTTCCTATGGAAGCAAGCACTTTATCGTTCATAAACGGGGGCTTCGAAAATCTATCCACTCGTATGGTGGATGCTGCAAATATTTTCCGTTGCAACAATATTTCGAACAAATTATAACTAGCAAAATAATTATCGAAGAATAAAAAATGCTTATTTTCCTCGACATGTTCTGTTAGTTGTAGAACAACTGAAGCGCCtaaaccaaatttatttttaaattgaggACAAAATTCGGTCTCACTGCCTTGatagataataaaatcatatattacaCCACTGGCGCCACACaacatgaaaattttaatacCCCACGGATTTGGTTTACCCTTGCAatattgtttcacatttaaATGGCCAGTGAATGGAACAATCTGCTCATCGATTGATAGGTTACGCTCTTTTACTAGTTCTCTACATCTTTTCAGAACACAGTCAAACATGGGACGAACTTTTACAAATCGATCTTTATTATTAGTTGGGATTTTCATGTTATCTATAACGTGAAAATTAGACCGGAGAGAATAAAAACGATTTCTTgacatattattgataaaaacgtTTATCCCGATGAATGTATCCCAGTACATCGAAATTCTAGCAAAACGCAAACAACCAGTCAATATATGTAACGCAATAAAAGTTCGTATCTCATATTTAtcggtattttttttccattaggACGTATTTTGATGTgcatacatatttgtatataatgccATATTTTCGAAGTCACTATCGGAAAAATAACGATTGAAATAACGTAATGGTGAAGGAATGTTAATGTATATTGGTAAATCTTGCATAATATCGTCTATCGAAAGTTTTGGAGGGACAAATGGTTGTGAGAcccattttatttcatttttcgcaGTAACATCCATTCGTAAAATcttatcaaaataattcaatacctGATGTGTATAGTTAAGATTTAGATCGACCTCGGCATTTGGTTCATCGTTggtttcattttcaaaaaatgtttccaTCGTATCAAACTCTGCAAGAAGTGTTTCCAAAACTTCGTTCGGAAATTTtcctaataaattgtataaattattattataatatattatggctatAAAATAAGCTGAGTTGTATATTGTACCTTCTTCGTTCATCTGGTGTAATTCATTTGGGACTTGTTCGTCATCACTGTCGTCTAATGTGTCTAATTCAGAATTGTAACCATCCAGTAGTTCATAAATATCTTgaggttttaatttattagccatagttataaaaaataaacagtcaaataattttacaaaatactgtAGACTATAACATTCTTCGACGACAGAcaccatataaataaaaaagttttgaataataaatatcaacagatacaattataaatgtgtttgtgtgtaaaaaaaaaatatcaacatcgataatatttttttctgtgacGATAAGTAAAAATGAGTAGAAgagatatttctaaaaataatatcgattgAACCATTTGAatcatagagtaataatatgaataatttgtttcagtagtgtaattatttaaatcgacTACTCGTGGGCATTTCAATACCCACTAACTGTTTGACTTGCACCCGCACCATCTAGTGGTCCGATTTTTccgatttttatttcattttactgTCAAGATACTATCTTATcactacaaattattttgacgacATACTATCTCTTAGTTTAGTGCCACATTACATCAAAAGATGTATAGtcagaaaaaaacataaaaacaagaaaacttgcattttatttttacgttttaaattttaaattatatattattgaaacttaacagtattaattaaacttataatctaaatatatacGTTACgctacaatatttttcaaactacaaatttttatctatattaactGTGCCGTTATCACACTTCTAATTGTATGTACCTTGGAGTACCCAAGggtagtgaaagggttaaatgcttataaataaaaactgtgactgaggattttttatttttttcatctgccttttaaacaataacctaggagccttctattacattttcaagcttttttaaccaacaaataaattttttttgatatttgtaataaatgaataaaagttgtttaaaataaaaatgaccatCATCTGGCCATCATCTTCAACCTGTACATTTTTTGGGTTTTCATTTGATGACAACATGAAAGGGTTAATCAAATTTTGGCCCACTAAATGTTTTTCCAACGTAgagatctaaaaataaaaatattaaatatacataatatctaagtttatatctaaatatttgtttcataaattgattaaatgttaaaaattattaatttattagaattagTAAAATTAACTTACCATGCTAGAACAATCAATGTATGCCTCTAGGCTATGTGTaggatattttagtattttaatagaaatgtttcattaaaaaaaataaaaataacaactacaattaataattttttaacttaaaattggGAAGTTTCAAAATTTCACAACTTACTTTCTTCACAAGATTCAGAATCAGAAGAAAGATGTTGTGATACGATCTTTGATCTTTTATAACTATTCTTTTCTCTTTTATCAAGCTGATCAGCTTCAGACGAGAAAGCTTcagaatttattttgattttctgaTGCCAT
This genomic window from Metopolophium dirhodum isolate CAU chromosome 1, ASM1992520v1, whole genome shotgun sequence contains:
- the LOC132947890 gene encoding piggyBac transposable element-derived protein 3-like, with the translated sequence MKIPTNNKDRFVKVRPMFDCVLKRCRELVKERNLSIDEQIVPFTGHLNVKQYCKGKPNPWGIKIFMLCGASGVIYDFIIYQGSETEFCPQFKNKFGLGASVVLQLTEHVEENKHFLFFDNYFASYNLFEILLQRKIFAASTIRVDRFSKPPFMNDKVLASIGKGATHEIRNDENTIALLKWYDNKSVHMASNFITSGNVDHVERWDKKIKKYDTVERPEVIQLYNKSMGGVDKIDQLIAYYRIFLKSKKWTLRMVFHSIDMAICNSWLEYLQDCNLLGIEKKKQMDLLHFKIRLADNLINLGRCDNIKRPRGRPTSASTPSPSPPFKKKNGKRIKAVSRNPLR